In Blastopirellula sp. J2-11, a single genomic region encodes these proteins:
- the pilM gene encoding pilus assembly protein PilM, giving the protein MAAGKGVWSIDIGHAAIKALRCTVHDDGFWLVADAFDYIEYPKLLTLPDANPEQMIRDALKEFLSRNELKNDKVAISVPGQAGLARFFKAPPVEAKRIPDIVKYEAKQQIPFPLDEVVWDFQAMPGAHVDEGISLETEIGIFAMKRDQVFRSLQPFLDAGIDVDYVQLSPVSLYNFVSHDLLTVNPTKEEYDPANQPESYVILSMGTETTDLVITNGFRVWQRSLPIGGNHFTKQLTKDLKLTFAKAEHLKRHAREADDAKLIFQSMRPKFNELVTDIQRSIGFFQTLDRKAKISRIVPVGNAMKLPGLVSYLAKNLGYEAVEIDGFQKLSGSEVTSSAAFRDNIMSFAACYGMCLQGLRKSCLQTNLLPQEILVDRLIREKKPWAVAAVAALLLACTVNFFFHWKAWYTADPEKFASAISAVEQVERTSSSHKSTDDQFMTDAENLKTIGNYVVGNEENRRLWPELLRAVTASLPVFEGKPEDIWKTPIDERPFLYIDSVESKYYPDVSFWYTEGVRERYKQTVDNSKRLEVAAEEGLTPEDLDEQGAAPMGEDGQPPVGGAAAPANANANSAAAMPEAGAEISEAEGEEALGEVDEFGEVVDELAGPTESGWVIQLKGKHYHNSTKARQNFGPQYVRNTLIHQLDTGMIMLDDGSGQMVEITMKELGVSHPVIVLDSVPKLVMLDNPDYDPETMSRNGDMMSTGIGPGGPMGPMGTEIEIVPAKIPVKVYEFTVQFCWQETPMSKRIENKKIQAEAEAEAAAAALAEEGY; this is encoded by the coding sequence ATGGCTGCTGGGAAAGGCGTTTGGAGTATCGACATCGGGCACGCCGCGATCAAGGCGCTCCGCTGCACGGTGCATGACGATGGTTTCTGGCTGGTTGCCGACGCCTTCGATTACATCGAATACCCGAAACTGCTGACGCTGCCTGACGCGAACCCAGAACAAATGATTCGGGACGCGCTGAAGGAATTTTTGTCACGCAACGAACTGAAAAACGACAAGGTCGCGATCTCGGTTCCGGGGCAAGCGGGTCTCGCGCGTTTCTTCAAAGCGCCGCCGGTCGAAGCGAAGCGCATTCCCGACATCGTCAAGTACGAAGCGAAACAGCAGATCCCATTCCCGCTGGACGAGGTCGTCTGGGACTTTCAGGCGATGCCGGGCGCCCATGTCGACGAAGGGATCTCGCTGGAGACCGAAATCGGCATTTTTGCGATGAAACGGGATCAAGTCTTCCGTTCGTTGCAGCCGTTCTTAGACGCTGGCATCGACGTCGACTATGTCCAGCTCTCGCCGGTGTCGCTCTACAACTTCGTCTCGCACGATCTGTTGACGGTCAATCCGACGAAGGAAGAGTATGACCCGGCCAATCAGCCGGAGTCGTACGTGATCCTCTCGATGGGAACCGAAACGACCGACCTGGTGATCACCAACGGATTCCGCGTTTGGCAGCGTAGTTTGCCGATCGGCGGTAACCACTTTACGAAACAACTGACCAAAGACCTGAAGCTGACCTTCGCCAAAGCGGAGCATCTGAAACGGCATGCACGCGAAGCGGATGACGCTAAGCTGATCTTCCAATCGATGCGGCCGAAGTTCAACGAGCTGGTCACCGACATTCAGCGTTCGATCGGCTTTTTCCAGACGCTCGACCGCAAAGCGAAAATCTCGCGAATCGTGCCGGTCGGCAATGCGATGAAGCTGCCGGGGCTGGTCTCGTATCTCGCGAAAAATTTGGGATACGAAGCGGTCGAGATCGATGGCTTCCAAAAACTGTCAGGTTCTGAAGTTACATCTTCGGCGGCGTTCCGCGACAACATCATGTCGTTCGCCGCGTGCTACGGCATGTGTTTGCAAGGGCTGCGCAAGTCGTGTCTGCAAACGAATCTGCTGCCGCAAGAGATTCTGGTCGATCGTTTGATCCGCGAGAAGAAGCCGTGGGCGGTCGCCGCGGTCGCCGCACTGCTGTTGGCCTGTACGGTCAACTTCTTCTTCCACTGGAAGGCCTGGTACACGGCCGATCCGGAGAAGTTCGCCAGCGCGATCAGCGCCGTCGAGCAGGTCGAACGCACTAGCAGCAGTCATAAATCGACCGACGATCAGTTTATGACCGACGCCGAGAATCTGAAGACGATTGGCAACTATGTCGTCGGCAACGAAGAGAATCGTCGGCTGTGGCCCGAACTGTTGCGAGCCGTGACCGCGTCGCTGCCGGTGTTTGAAGGGAAACCGGAGGACATCTGGAAGACGCCGATCGACGAGCGACCGTTTCTCTATATCGATAGCGTCGAATCGAAGTATTACCCCGATGTCAGTTTTTGGTACACCGAAGGGGTCCGAGAAAGATACAAGCAAACAGTCGACAATAGCAAACGTTTGGAAGTTGCGGCCGAAGAAGGTTTGACCCCAGAAGACCTCGACGAACAAGGGGCCGCACCGATGGGTGAGGATGGTCAACCGCCGGTTGGCGGCGCGGCGGCGCCGGCCAATGCAAACGCCAATTCCGCTGCCGCTATGCCGGAGGCTGGCGCCGAAATCAGCGAAGCCGAAGGAGAAGAGGCGCTGGGCGAAGTCGATGAGTTTGGTGAGGTTGTCGATGAATTGGCGGGCCCGACCGAAAGCGGCTGGGTGATCCAGTTGAAGGGTAAGCACTATCACAATAGCACCAAGGCGCGTCAGAACTTTGGACCGCAGTACGTTCGTAATACGCTGATTCATCAGCTGGATACCGGCATGATCATGTTGGACGACGGCAGTGGTCAAATGGTCGAAATCACGATGAAGGAATTGGGGGTTTCGCATCCGGTGATTGTGCTGGATAGCGTGCCCAAGCTCGTCATGCTTGATAACCCCGATTACGATCCGGAGACGATGAGCCGAAATGGCGACATGATGTCGACGGGGATAGGGCCCGGCGGACCAATGGGTCCCATGGGAACCGAAATTGAAATTGTGCCGGCGAAAATTCCGGTCAAGGTTTACGAGTTTACCGTGCAGTTTTGTTGGCAAGAAACGCCGATGAGCAAGCGGATCGAAAACAAGAAAATTCAAGCCGAAGCCGAGGCC
- the cmk gene encoding (d)CMP kinase — MIVTIDGPAGAGKSSISRQVAAHLGFEFLDTGAMYRAVAWAVIRQGRDLNDELSVAEVAKNIRLDLAGGRVLVDGSDATDDIRSPEVTQATRFAAANVAVRMHLVKLQQQFGREKDLVTEGRDQGTVVFPHAECKVYLTASPEERARRRVADLATRGVTVEFDDILAQQNRRDEEDSSRTVGPLRKADDAIELSTDGMTPEEVIQRLIDIVEQRRASL, encoded by the coding sequence ATGATTGTCACTATTGATGGGCCCGCCGGAGCCGGGAAAAGCTCGATCTCGCGCCAAGTCGCCGCGCATCTCGGATTCGAGTTTCTCGATACCGGAGCGATGTATCGCGCCGTCGCTTGGGCCGTCATTCGTCAGGGCCGCGACCTGAACGACGAATTGTCTGTCGCCGAGGTCGCCAAAAATATTCGCCTCGATCTAGCTGGCGGACGCGTGCTGGTCGATGGCTCGGATGCGACGGACGACATTCGTTCGCCCGAAGTCACCCAGGCGACTCGCTTCGCCGCGGCCAACGTCGCCGTCCGGATGCATCTGGTCAAGCTGCAACAACAATTCGGCCGCGAGAAAGATTTGGTCACCGAAGGCCGGGATCAAGGAACCGTCGTCTTTCCGCATGCCGAGTGCAAGGTCTACCTGACCGCGTCGCCGGAAGAACGCGCCCGCCGCCGCGTCGCCGACCTGGCGACGCGCGGAGTCACCGTCGAATTTGACGACATCTTAGCGCAGCAGAATCGTCGCGACGAGGAAGACTCTAGCCGAACCGTCGGCCCGCTGCGCAAAGCGGACGACGCGATCGAATTGTCCACCGACGGCATGACGCCGGAAGAAGTGATCCAGCGTCTGATCGACATCGTCGAGCAACGGCGAGCTTCCCTCTGA
- a CDS encoding lysophospholipid acyltransferase family protein, whose protein sequence is MNKQASTVGRSLAKRLWYDALRVIARLSGVCLFRIRVYGRENWPANGGGLVCPNHQSYLDPLLIGLTCDRRLNFLARQSLFKFPLSWIIQSLDSIPVDRDGSGLAGLKETLKRLKRGELVLIFPEGTRTPDGKIGPLKSGFIPLARRGGVPIIPIAVDGAFDAWPKQAKAPQRSIIHIRIAPPISHELLQTMSDDELLEELNRRLDEAFTAIQASRELAQ, encoded by the coding sequence ATGAACAAGCAAGCATCGACGGTCGGGCGCTCGCTCGCAAAACGACTTTGGTATGACGCGCTACGCGTGATCGCGCGGCTCAGCGGCGTCTGCCTGTTCCGTATCCGGGTGTATGGCCGCGAGAACTGGCCCGCCAACGGCGGGGGCTTGGTTTGTCCCAACCATCAAAGCTATCTTGATCCGCTCTTGATCGGACTCACCTGCGATCGACGACTCAATTTTCTGGCGCGGCAATCCCTCTTCAAGTTTCCCCTTAGCTGGATCATCCAATCCCTCGATTCGATCCCCGTCGATCGTGACGGGTCGGGACTTGCTGGTTTGAAAGAAACGTTGAAGCGTCTGAAGCGTGGAGAGCTAGTCCTGATCTTTCCCGAAGGAACTCGCACCCCCGACGGAAAAATCGGCCCGCTGAAGTCGGGCTTTATCCCGCTGGCGCGACGCGGCGGCGTACCGATCATCCCGATTGCCGTCGACGGAGCGTTTGACGCTTGGCCTAAACAGGCCAAGGCGCCGCAGCGTAGCATCATCCATATCCGCATCGCGCCGCCGATTTCGCACGAGTTGCTGCAAACGATGTCGGATGACGAGCTGTTGGAAGAGTTGAATCGGCGCTTGGATGAGGCGTTTACAGCGATTCAAGCGTCGCGTGAACTGGCGCAATAG
- a CDS encoding suppressor of fused domain protein, whose translation MKESVILREQPNLFETKVAILEADGDNDSIYLYVFPPQTPREIHALWVANCSDRDAAQVEEQMSAALPPRLPHAQINSAAMIVDLEPENWDVRWSLDQQSVAVWHLDQIIAIMPSWGPSNRFAGFARGCTAETSVAWPLTDENFLLERFAAEDAFLRDWNEASWKSIQQATLDSYKSLHVSEMRYFAADQGKWPPLAITLSSNAGRSFIATAGMAILPMPGAENASDEQPSRRIEMGILIETTDADQTICGQLSSWARYPWRYATHFDHGHTISTEALEQVAPRFTHMAIAEKASFLPSIQLPQLAGEQPRFLYLIPITAAEQKMAENRGTTRLLELLEASPAPLSLQRDAVA comes from the coding sequence ATGAAAGAGTCTGTGATCCTCCGCGAGCAGCCGAACTTGTTCGAGACGAAAGTCGCGATCCTCGAAGCGGATGGGGACAACGACAGCATCTATCTGTACGTCTTCCCGCCGCAAACGCCGCGCGAGATTCATGCGCTGTGGGTCGCCAACTGCTCGGATCGTGACGCGGCGCAGGTTGAAGAGCAGATGAGCGCGGCGCTCCCTCCCCGTTTGCCGCATGCGCAAATCAACTCCGCCGCGATGATTGTTGATCTAGAGCCGGAAAACTGGGACGTCCGTTGGAGTCTCGATCAGCAAAGCGTCGCGGTTTGGCATCTGGATCAAATTATTGCGATCATGCCATCTTGGGGCCCCAGCAATCGCTTCGCCGGTTTTGCCCGCGGTTGTACGGCCGAAACGTCGGTCGCGTGGCCTTTGACCGACGAGAACTTTCTGTTGGAGCGTTTTGCCGCAGAAGACGCGTTCTTACGCGACTGGAACGAAGCTTCCTGGAAATCGATTCAACAGGCGACGCTCGACAGCTACAAGTCGCTGCACGTCAGCGAGATGCGTTACTTTGCCGCCGATCAAGGAAAGTGGCCCCCGTTGGCGATCACCCTATCCAGCAACGCCGGCCGCAGTTTTATCGCGACCGCAGGAATGGCGATCTTGCCGATGCCCGGCGCCGAGAACGCCAGCGACGAACAGCCATCGCGCCGCATCGAGATGGGCATTCTCATCGAGACGACCGATGCTGACCAAACCATCTGCGGACAGCTGTCGAGTTGGGCTCGCTATCCATGGCGCTACGCAACGCATTTTGATCATGGACATACGATCTCGACTGAAGCGCTGGAGCAAGTCGCTCCTCGCTTCACGCACATGGCGATCGCCGAGAAGGCGAGCTTCCTGCCGTCGATTCAGCTGCCGCAACTAGCCGGCGAGCAGCCCCGGTTCCTCTATTTGATACCGATCACCGCCGCCGAACAGAAAATGGCCGAGAATCGCGGGACGACGCGTCTGCTGGAACTGCTGGAGGCCTCCCCTGCCCCGCTCTCTTTGCAGCGTGACGCGGTGGCGTAG
- a CDS encoding adenine phosphoribosyltransferase produces the protein MNNIQLEDYIRDITDFPKPGILFKDITPLLADPTAFEAAIDKMAAHYQGKKIDVIVAAEARGFIFAAPLALKLGVGFVPVRKPGKLPFSTHSFQYELEYGTDTLEIHIDGVSAGQNVLLVDDLLATGGTIKACANLVETIGATVAGCCFLIELKFLEGAAKVAPHECFSLIEY, from the coding sequence ATGAACAACATCCAGCTTGAAGATTATATCCGCGATATCACCGACTTCCCCAAGCCGGGCATCCTGTTCAAAGACATCACTCCGCTTCTGGCCGACCCGACGGCGTTTGAAGCGGCGATCGACAAGATGGCGGCTCACTACCAAGGGAAGAAGATCGATGTGATCGTCGCGGCCGAAGCCCGAGGCTTTATCTTCGCCGCGCCGCTGGCTCTCAAGCTGGGGGTCGGCTTCGTCCCGGTTCGCAAGCCTGGCAAGCTGCCGTTTAGCACGCATTCGTTCCAGTACGAACTGGAGTACGGCACCGACACTCTCGAGATTCATATCGACGGCGTCTCCGCAGGACAGAACGTCCTGTTGGTGGACGATCTGTTAGCGACCGGCGGCACGATCAAAGCCTGTGCGAACCTGGTCGAAACCATCGGCGCGACGGTGGCCGGCTGCTGCTTTTTGATTGAGCTGAAGTTTCTGGAGGGCGCGGCGAAAGTAGCCCCGCATGAATGCTTCAGCTTGATCGAGTATTAG
- a CDS encoding RNA polymerase sigma factor RpoD/SigA, whose product MATQQKKEIKEESVQSPLETYLREINETALLSAKDEKDLARLIGEGDVNARDRMVRANLRLVVNIARGYTGKGLGLQDLIEEGNLGLLRAVEGFDPAMGTRFSTYASYWIKQSIKRALINCAKTIRIPAYMVELLSKWRRATNRLTEELGRTPTPEEIARVLGLPKKKLPIIKKAIKIYNSTPQTDQADSGWSLGEMVMDDRLKNPEDEMVEHDDLKNVMQMLKTMDGREATVLRMRFGLEGMEPHTLKEIGEKLGLTRERVRQIETEALGKLAEGLQDPRERELEGPFRRRLARR is encoded by the coding sequence ATGGCGACTCAACAGAAAAAAGAGATCAAGGAAGAATCGGTTCAGAGCCCGCTGGAGACGTACCTGCGCGAAATCAACGAAACGGCTCTCTTGTCCGCCAAAGACGAGAAAGACCTGGCCCGTTTGATTGGTGAAGGCGACGTCAATGCGCGAGACCGTATGGTTCGGGCGAATTTGCGATTGGTGGTGAACATCGCTCGTGGATACACCGGCAAAGGACTGGGTCTGCAAGACTTGATCGAAGAAGGCAATCTTGGACTGCTGCGAGCGGTCGAAGGCTTTGACCCGGCGATGGGTACGCGTTTTAGCACGTACGCCAGTTACTGGATCAAGCAGTCGATCAAACGAGCTTTGATTAACTGCGCCAAAACGATTCGCATTCCGGCCTACATGGTCGAACTGCTGTCAAAATGGCGCCGTGCGACCAATCGCTTGACCGAAGAGCTCGGACGCACGCCGACTCCGGAAGAGATTGCCCGCGTGCTTGGGCTGCCCAAGAAGAAGCTGCCGATCATCAAAAAGGCGATCAAGATCTACAACTCGACTCCGCAGACCGATCAAGCCGACAGCGGCTGGTCGCTGGGAGAGATGGTGATGGACGATCGCCTGAAGAACCCCGAAGACGAGATGGTCGAGCATGACGACTTGAAGAACGTCATGCAGATGCTGAAGACGATGGACGGCCGCGAGGCGACCGTACTGCGGATGCGTTTCGGCCTAGAAGGAATGGAACCGCACACGTTGAAAGAGATCGGCGAGAAGCTTGGGCTGACGCGTGAACGCGTTCGCCAGATCGAGACCGAGGCGCTCGGCAAATTGGCCGAAGGGCTGCAAGATCCGCGCGAACGAGAGCTAGAAGGTCCGTTTCGTCGCCGTCTGGCTCGCCGCTAG
- a CDS encoding 30S ribosomal protein S1 — protein sequence MVNRNLIRNLESDDTLTSLIDNWVQDAEANVFDEFEHEESVELNKIVDGTILRVDDEFVLIDVGGKSEGSIPRDEWDEEDEDPPKIGDKIKVLVEDIEDEFGRTDDPHGMITLSKRKAQKIIEWDTTMSSIEEGNVVEGTVVRKIKGGLLVDIGVNVFLPASQVDIRRPSDIADYIGKKVECEVLKIDEERRNIVVSRRSLIEKKRQKDRDSLLQELEIGQRRKGVVKNIADFGAFVDLGGIDGLLHITDMSWGRIGHPTEVVKIDDEVEVQILNIDHERQKIALGMKQMQPSPWDGVEGKYPVGSKVRGQVVNVMSYGAFVKLEEGIEGLVHISEMSWTKRISHPSEVVNIGDEIDVVVLGINKEKQEISLGMKQTQSNPWENIKERYPVESIVKGKVRNLTNYGAFVELEEGIDGLLHVSDMSWTRKIGHPSEMLEKGQEVECKVLNIEEDRRRIALGLKQMDLDPWASSIPDKYQPNQLVKGKVTKITNFGVFVGLEDGLEGLLHISELADEKVENPEDVVKVGDDIEVKILRVDTDERKIGLSRKRVQWAAEDEAAAAAAEATAEKDQQELKGGLGSSGPLFSASAPTEEAEAKPAEAEAEPAEAEAKTEEADAEAKPAEAEAETKTEEG from the coding sequence ATGGTAAATCGTAATCTCATTCGTAACTTGGAAAGCGACGATACGCTGACGTCGCTGATCGATAACTGGGTTCAAGACGCGGAAGCGAACGTTTTCGATGAGTTTGAGCACGAAGAGTCTGTAGAGTTAAACAAGATCGTCGATGGGACCATTCTGCGGGTCGACGACGAGTTCGTGCTGATTGATGTCGGCGGCAAGAGCGAAGGCAGCATTCCCCGCGACGAGTGGGATGAGGAAGACGAAGATCCGCCGAAAATCGGCGACAAGATCAAGGTCCTCGTCGAAGATATCGAAGACGAGTTCGGCCGTACCGACGATCCGCACGGCATGATCACGCTGAGCAAGCGAAAAGCTCAGAAGATCATCGAGTGGGACACGACCATGTCTTCGATCGAAGAAGGCAACGTGGTCGAAGGTACCGTCGTCCGCAAAATCAAGGGCGGTTTGTTGGTCGATATCGGCGTGAACGTCTTCCTGCCCGCCAGCCAGGTCGATATCCGCCGTCCGTCCGACATCGCCGACTACATCGGCAAGAAGGTCGAGTGCGAAGTCCTCAAGATCGACGAAGAACGCCGCAATATCGTGGTGAGTCGTCGTTCGCTGATTGAGAAGAAACGCCAGAAAGACCGCGATTCGCTGCTGCAAGAGTTGGAAATCGGTCAACGCCGCAAAGGCGTGGTCAAGAACATCGCCGACTTCGGCGCGTTCGTCGACCTGGGCGGCATCGACGGTTTGTTGCACATCACCGACATGAGTTGGGGCCGAATTGGTCACCCGACCGAAGTGGTGAAGATCGACGACGAAGTCGAAGTTCAGATTTTGAACATCGATCACGAACGTCAGAAAATCGCCCTCGGCATGAAGCAGATGCAGCCGAGCCCGTGGGACGGCGTCGAAGGGAAGTACCCGGTTGGCTCGAAGGTTCGCGGTCAGGTCGTCAACGTGATGAGCTACGGCGCCTTTGTGAAGCTGGAAGAAGGGATCGAAGGCCTGGTTCACATCAGCGAAATGTCGTGGACCAAGCGGATCAGCCATCCGAGCGAAGTGGTCAACATCGGCGACGAAATCGACGTCGTCGTGTTGGGCATCAACAAAGAGAAGCAAGAGATCTCGCTCGGCATGAAGCAGACCCAGTCGAATCCCTGGGAAAACATCAAAGAGCGTTATCCGGTCGAATCGATCGTCAAAGGCAAAGTTCGCAACCTTACCAATTACGGCGCTTTCGTCGAACTGGAAGAGGGGATCGACGGCCTGTTGCACGTTTCCGACATGTCGTGGACCCGCAAGATCGGTCATCCCAGCGAAATGCTGGAAAAGGGCCAGGAAGTGGAATGCAAAGTCCTCAACATCGAAGAAGACCGTCGTCGCATCGCGCTGGGCTTGAAACAAATGGATCTCGATCCGTGGGCCAGCAGCATTCCGGATAAGTACCAACCTAACCAGCTGGTCAAAGGCAAAGTCACCAAGATCACCAACTTCGGCGTTTTCGTCGGACTGGAAGATGGCTTGGAAGGCTTGCTCCACATTTCGGAATTGGCCGACGAAAAGGTCGAAAACCCCGAAGACGTGGTCAAGGTTGGCGACGACATCGAAGTGAAAATCCTTCGCGTCGACACCGACGAACGCAAGATCGGCCTATCGCGCAAACGCGTTCAATGGGCTGCCGAAGACGAAGCGGCCGCTGCGGCTGCCGAAGCGACTGCCGAGAAGGATCAGCAAGAGCTGAAGGGGGGCCTTGGCTCCTCCGGCCCGCTGTTCAGCGCCAGTGCTCCGACCGAAGAAGCCGAAGCGAAGCCTGCCGAAGCGGAAGCAGAACCCGCCGAAGCCGAAGCGAAGACCGAAGAAGCCGATGCGGAGGCGAAACCCGCAGAAGCAGAAGCGGAAACCAAGACCGAAGAAGGCTAA
- a CDS encoding carboxypeptidase-like regulatory domain-containing protein: MRKNVPMPSRLMLCVIFSAAVGGCLGRAASHPELVEANGTVTVHGKPVQNITVSFYPAAGGRASRGSTDAEGKFRLMYDRGVPGAVPGEYSVKFMLMDADAPANMLPRKYADQTASMSADVTQEGPNEFTFDLKGK, from the coding sequence ATGCGAAAGAATGTCCCAATGCCGTCTCGACTGATGTTGTGCGTCATATTTTCTGCGGCGGTCGGAGGTTGTCTTGGCCGAGCGGCGAGCCATCCGGAACTTGTCGAAGCCAACGGCACCGTCACCGTCCACGGAAAGCCGGTCCAGAACATCACGGTCAGTTTTTATCCAGCTGCCGGCGGGCGGGCGTCGCGCGGTTCAACCGACGCCGAAGGGAAGTTTCGGTTAATGTACGATCGCGGCGTTCCAGGTGCAGTGCCGGGCGAGTACAGCGTGAAATTCATGCTGATGGATGCCGATGCGCCCGCAAATATGCTCCCCCGCAAGTACGCCGATCAAACGGCCAGCATGTCCGCTGATGTCACCCAAGAAGGCCCGAACGAGTTTACGTTTGACCTGAAAGGGAAGTAA
- a CDS encoding DUF1559 domain-containing protein → MRNANTLRNGRANSFGFTLVELLVVIAIIGVLIALLLPAVQQAREAARRMQCTNNLKQMGLALHNYHDTHKAFPPATINPGCRDCVGLVTPDVWSTDIKNSTFYLMILPFLEQGSLSDKLDFRDPVGLSAYTDITTRPSATRAANNMAAIKGVHLGVFACPSDPDDQPGISTATNFHYYTIDYHRTSYGVISRSWDDNSHNAQLTWGSAANASNQRPVFGTNGSGGIRDITDGTSNSLMLCESAMGKWSTNYGPYWGAWTNTFWLKMSSGINTTYVDSGVDTGKPYAWTPGSHHPGGCNSLFADASVHFLSENGDATTLLNLASISDGNILGEY, encoded by the coding sequence ATGAGAAACGCGAATACTCTTCGCAATGGTCGTGCAAACTCATTCGGCTTTACGCTGGTTGAGTTATTAGTGGTGATCGCGATCATCGGCGTCTTGATTGCGCTGCTGTTGCCGGCCGTGCAGCAAGCCCGCGAAGCGGCTCGTCGAATGCAGTGCACGAACAATCTGAAGCAGATGGGGCTGGCGCTGCACAATTACCATGACACCCACAAAGCGTTTCCGCCGGCGACGATCAATCCCGGTTGTCGCGATTGTGTGGGGCTGGTGACGCCGGACGTCTGGTCGACCGACATTAAGAACTCGACGTTCTATCTAATGATTTTGCCCTTCCTGGAGCAGGGGAGTCTGTCGGACAAACTTGACTTTCGTGACCCGGTTGGATTGTCGGCATACACCGACATTACGACACGTCCCAGCGCGACGAGGGCCGCCAATAATATGGCCGCGATCAAAGGAGTTCATCTTGGTGTGTTCGCATGTCCGTCTGATCCCGATGACCAACCCGGCATCAGTACGGCGACCAATTTTCACTACTACACGATCGACTATCATCGCACGAGCTATGGCGTGATTTCCCGTAGTTGGGACGACAATTCGCACAACGCGCAACTTACGTGGGGATCTGCTGCGAACGCGTCGAATCAGCGTCCAGTGTTTGGTACGAACGGCTCGGGAGGGATTCGCGATATCACCGATGGAACCAGCAATTCGCTGATGCTTTGCGAATCTGCGATGGGCAAGTGGTCGACGAACTACGGTCCCTATTGGGGCGCCTGGACCAACACCTTCTGGCTGAAGATGAGCAGCGGAATCAATACGACCTATGTCGATTCCGGCGTGGATACCGGCAAGCCCTATGCCTGGACGCCGGGCAGCCATCACCCCGGCGGCTGCAATTCGTTATTTGCCGACGCTTCGGTTCATTTTCTGAGCGAAAACGGAGATGCGACGACCCTGCTTAACCTGGCCAGCATCTCCGACGGAAACATCCTCGGCGAATACTAA
- a CDS encoding DUF2071 domain-containing protein — protein MMKIPTMQGVIDRRILVNFRVDADVLSRQLPSPFRPQLVGETGIAGICLIRLKQIRPLGMPSFSGLSSENGAHRIAVEWDEAGQAKQGVFIPRRDTSSRLNAWVGGRLFPGEHHHARFEVEEQGSDYRVAMTSDDGAAHVVVAGRLADALPPNSIFGSLQAASAFFQAGSLGYSPTSTSGEYDGLELRTFAWNVAPLSLERIESSFFDDAAIFPRGSIALDHALLMRNISHQWQGRAAIQEMS, from the coding sequence ATGATGAAAATACCGACCATGCAAGGTGTCATCGATCGTCGAATCCTCGTCAACTTTCGCGTCGATGCCGATGTCCTCTCGCGACAATTGCCCAGCCCTTTTCGTCCCCAGTTGGTTGGGGAAACGGGGATCGCCGGGATTTGTCTGATCCGCTTGAAGCAAATTCGCCCGCTAGGAATGCCGAGCTTTTCGGGGCTTTCCTCAGAAAACGGAGCGCATCGAATCGCGGTGGAGTGGGATGAAGCGGGACAGGCGAAGCAAGGAGTCTTCATCCCGCGTCGCGACACTTCCTCGCGATTGAACGCTTGGGTTGGCGGGCGACTATTTCCGGGCGAACATCACCATGCGCGGTTTGAAGTCGAAGAGCAGGGGAGCGACTACCGAGTCGCAATGACCAGTGATGACGGCGCCGCGCATGTCGTCGTTGCGGGGCGTTTGGCCGACGCGCTGCCGCCGAATTCGATCTTTGGATCGCTGCAAGCTGCGTCGGCGTTCTTTCAAGCCGGATCGCTCGGCTATTCGCCAACTTCGACGTCGGGCGAATATGACGGGCTAGAACTACGCACGTTCGCCTGGAACGTGGCGCCGCTGTCACTCGAGCGGATAGAGTCGAGCTTCTTTGACGACGCGGCGATTTTCCCCCGCGGCTCGATCGCGTTGGATCATGCCCTGTTGATGCGAAATATTTCACATCAGTGGCAGGGGCGAGCGGCGATTCAAGAGATGTCGTGA